One genomic region from Nostoc sphaeroides encodes:
- a CDS encoding GNAT family N-acetyltransferase, whose amino-acid sequence MTLHSNLIVRFAEPTDYSVLFKLIQGLAEYEKLSHAVTGNALELKEHLFGAHKYIEAILAESAGQAVGFALFFHNYSTFLTKPGIYLEDLFVLPEYRRQGIGKALLTKLAQIAVERDCGRLEWSVLDWNESAQEFYRSMGASILDDWRICRVTGDALTELGAVKRIHN is encoded by the coding sequence ATGACTTTGCATAGCAATTTGATTGTGCGTTTTGCTGAACCAACTGATTACAGCGTACTGTTTAAATTAATTCAGGGGCTGGCTGAGTATGAAAAATTATCTCACGCTGTCACTGGCAATGCTCTCGAACTTAAAGAGCATTTATTTGGAGCGCACAAATATATAGAAGCGATTTTAGCAGAATCTGCGGGTCAAGCTGTTGGTTTTGCCCTATTTTTTCATAATTATTCAACATTTCTGACTAAGCCAGGAATTTATCTGGAAGACTTATTTGTTTTACCAGAATATCGTAGGCAAGGTATTGGTAAGGCTCTCCTGACTAAATTAGCTCAGATAGCTGTAGAACGTGATTGTGGGCGCTTAGAGTGGAGTGTGTTGGATTGGAACGAATCAGCCCAAGAATTCTACCGTAGTATGGGAGCATCTATATTAGATGATTGGCGAATTTGTCGTGTTACAGGAGATGCGCTTACTGAGTTAGGGGCTGTTAAAAGAATTCACAATTGA
- the petJ gene encoding cytochrome c6 PetJ: protein MKKIITVMLLGIAIFTFAFSSPALAADAVSGAKVFSANCASCHAGGKNLVNAAKSLKKADLEKYGLYSADKIIAQVTKGKGAMPAFGNRLKADKIEDVAAYVLSQADKDWK, encoded by the coding sequence ATGAAAAAAATTATTACAGTGATGCTGTTAGGCATAGCAATCTTTACTTTTGCCTTCAGTAGTCCAGCTTTGGCAGCAGATGCTGTTAGTGGAGCTAAAGTATTTAGTGCTAATTGTGCCTCTTGTCATGCGGGAGGGAAAAATCTGGTTAATGCTGCCAAAAGCCTGAAGAAAGCGGATTTGGAAAAGTATGGTTTGTACTCAGCAGACAAGATTATTGCTCAGGTTACAAAAGGTAAAGGTGCTATGCCCGCCTTCGGCAACCGTTTGAAGGCTGACAAAATTGAAGATGTAGCTGCTTATGTGCTTTCACAAGCAGATAAGGACTGGAAGTAG
- a CDS encoding RpoD/SigA family RNA polymerase sigma factor, producing the protein MYQTKQQSLKETMNIVELGEMEILENTADIEEPLLDILEAVADEEPPIVVENLESDERDGDDMAAARPSGYNKTEHDDAVGAFFKEMARYPLLKADEEVELARRVRFLEEVRELQAALELKLGQEPSKVEVASELEMTEKQLESRLYQGRVAKRKMIRSNLRLVVSIAKRYLNRGVPFLDLIQEGAMGLNRATEKFDPDKGYKFSTYAYWWIRQAITRAIANDARTIRLPIHIVEKLNKLKKAQRELKQKLCRNPTEGEMAESLEISVQQLRQLQQLRRQALSLNHRVGKEEDTELMDLLEDEDNLSPEAKMNENMMRQEIWEVLGDVLTPREKDVISLRYGLTTSEPCTLEEVGNMFNLSRERVRQIQSKAMRKLRRPHIAKRLKGWLI; encoded by the coding sequence ATGTACCAAACAAAGCAACAATCCCTAAAGGAAACTATGAATATTGTTGAATTAGGAGAAATGGAAATACTGGAGAACACTGCTGATATTGAAGAACCATTACTCGATATTTTAGAAGCAGTGGCAGATGAAGAACCTCCAATTGTAGTAGAAAATCTGGAATCAGACGAACGCGACGGGGATGATATGGCTGCGGCTCGTCCTTCGGGATACAATAAAACCGAGCATGATGATGCCGTCGGCGCGTTTTTTAAAGAAATGGCGCGTTATCCCCTTCTAAAAGCTGATGAAGAGGTAGAGTTAGCGCGGCGAGTTAGGTTTCTAGAAGAAGTTAGGGAATTACAAGCAGCCTTAGAATTAAAACTGGGACAGGAACCTAGCAAGGTAGAGGTGGCTTCCGAGCTAGAAATGACGGAAAAGCAATTAGAAAGTCGCTTGTATCAAGGTAGAGTAGCGAAACGCAAAATGATTCGCTCGAATCTGAGATTGGTAGTTTCTATTGCTAAACGATACCTAAATCGGGGAGTGCCTTTCCTGGATTTAATTCAAGAAGGAGCGATGGGTTTAAATCGCGCTACAGAAAAGTTTGATCCAGATAAAGGATATAAGTTTTCTACTTACGCCTATTGGTGGATTAGACAAGCGATTACCAGGGCGATCGCTAACGATGCGCGGACAATTCGGCTACCTATTCATATTGTTGAAAAGCTTAACAAGCTAAAAAAAGCACAACGAGAACTCAAGCAAAAACTTTGTCGCAATCCTACCGAAGGAGAAATGGCAGAAAGTTTGGAAATTAGTGTGCAACAACTACGCCAGCTACAACAACTACGGCGTCAAGCACTTTCTCTCAACCACCGTGTAGGTAAAGAAGAAGACACGGAATTAATGGATTTGCTAGAAGATGAAGATAACCTGTCTCCAGAAGCAAAAATGAATGAAAACATGATGCGTCAGGAGATTTGGGAAGTCTTGGGTGACGTGTTAACTCCACGGGAGAAAGATGTAATTTCTCTGCGGTATGGTTTGACAACCAGCGAACCCTGTACCTTAGAAGAAGTTGGCAACATGTTCAATCTTTCTCGTGAGCGAGTGCGACAAATTCAAAGCAAAGCCATGCGAAAATTGCGCCGTCCCCACATAGCCAAACGTTTAAAAGGTTGGTTGATTTAA